The genomic interval GTGGTTTTGAGTCTGCATCTTGCATTATACCCTACATTGGTCTGTAATTGACGATGTAGATCTGGGTTGTCTTGAATATTCAGTGAACCTCCCACttgactcagcctcccaagtgctgggttaacaGGTGAGggtcaccatgcttggctttaggTGCCGACTCCTTAGTTTCTTTTcccgttttctttctttttttctttgtaagataTGTATCATTGGGGATGCTgctgcttgggttttgttttggttttttgaagcaGTATAAGCTGAGGGGTcaaaacacacagacagaaatgGAATGCAGGCTTCCTTCTCAAGCTTGTCCCATCTACCACATCCATGCCGTTACCATCTCCCACCTTGTCACATAGCAGCGTGGACAGGGCTGCCCTCAGCAAGCTGTCTTGGGCTACCCTTCTTTTATGCTGATAACCACAGTCTGGGCGTGCCCCCATGTCTCTAATGGCCCCTTCACTTGCCTGTCCATTGTAGAGGAGTCTGCCTTGtgttgctgctgcagctgctgacaGATGGCCACACACTTGTGTTGGATCCTCTCCCTCTGGGTCTTAAAAGGACAGGCCTTTCCTTGCATGCTAGAGTTTTGCTGCAGTGGCCCAGACTCAAGTATTTGATAAACTAGGGGGATAACAGGGAGTTGGTTATGGAAAATACTGTGAAAGAAAAGTATAGAAGTAATACACACCTCAAAATGGGCTTGAGCCAAGTGATCTGCGAAGGTCCCTGAGGGAAATCCTGAGCTGGAGGCTAAGAAGGGGCCAGTGGAGGCTGAGGACTCACCTTGGGCAGCTAGCTGAGGAGCACTGGGTACTTAAGCAAGAGGGCTGGGCATTCCTCTGCACTGTACGTGGAATGTGGTAGCTTTGGTTGCAGAGCTCAGCCTGGACGTGCATCCTCATGTTGGTCCAGCCTGATGTCCTGTCCTGAGAGGTGCTGGTCAACATGTTATCATTAGCAAGGTGTAtccatgccacagcacacacccAGCCTCAAACTCCCAATGTATAGTCCACCCAGTGGTTCTCAAGTTAGAAGAGTTCTCCTGCGCCACAGCTCATAGGTGTGAGGCGTAGGCAGAATAGTGATTTCCTGGTCTTAAAATATCTAGTTTGGAACTACCTTGGGATGTTCCAGGTCAAGCCGAACTAGTACCCTTCCCGTGGCAGTGATGTGTGTGAAGGCAGGACTTGTCACAGCCCCACAGACACTGCCCTTAGCTATTGCATGAGCAAGCTGGTCCTGGACGCTAGAGCCACCTGGTCCCTTTGGTTTGGGAGACAGTCCCAGCACAGTTCCTTGAGGCCATATGTACACATTTCCTGCAGGGGAATGCAGCAATAAGGAGTGCCCCTTCCTGCACATCGACCCTGAATCCAAGATCAAGGACTGCCCTTGGTATGACCGCGGCTTCTGTAAGCATGGTAGGTGACAGCAGGCCTCCTCGGGCTCACCTGATCCCAAGGCTAGATCCTCCTGGGACATCACTTCCCCTCTTCTACCTGGCTCAGCAAAACCTGACCTACTGTGGCCACTGAGgtgtttgatttatttattgttttctgtctcacggggtctcactgtgtaggccaaGCTGGCTTTACACTCAGtcctcttctgttagtttcctaTGTACTGTGATTATAGGTGGGCGCTACCCTCATTTCCCTAAAGCCTCCCAACAGGGCTGTGATACGGTGTTCCCACTTGCATGGAGAGTGTAGCACACTGTCCCCTGTGAATAAGCCATGCAGCCAGCATTTGAAGCTACACTCTGGCTCTGTACCTCAGGCAGGCTGAGCAGGGCTCTGACTGAAATGGGACACTTACACATTGCCTCACTGAAAGGCCATCTGAACAAACTGAATGCTGGGCTTTGCAGGTCCCCTGTGTAGGCATCGGCACACCCGGAGAGTCATTTGTGTGAACTACCTTGTTGGATTCTGCCCTGAGGGACCATCATGTAAATTCATGCAGTGAGTATCCTGGGTACCAGCCGTGCTGCTGCCCTCTGGGTGGTTCCTTGGTACAGCTTGGCTTGAGTCTCTGGGTGGCATCCACCCTACAGTCTGGGTAGAACTGAGAAGTGGGGAGCAGCTACTGCTGTCTGCTAATGATGATTCTGCTTCCAGAGCCCAAAGGCAGCTCTGCCTAGCCTAGCATTTCGCCTTCTGTGAGCTGTGGGCCCCTGGGGAATCTACAGGGCCACTGGTAGATGCTATGGGCCCTGTGTACTAAAATAGCTCTCATATAGTACCCTTGCAAGCCACTTAGGGACTTAGGGACTCACTGTGTTGGCCCTGAGCTTGGTGTTCCAGATACAGTAGTTCATGGACGGAAggcaggtggaagagagaatgatCTTTTCCCACATCCAAAACCCTAGGTTCAGGGCTCAATCATTGCTCTTGGTGGCTAATGGTGCCTGATCAAGGGCAAGGCCATTGAAATCTCTGAAGCTGGGTTCTTCTTGTCCCACAGGATTAGCATCCTTCTAGTTCCATAACATTGGCCTTGAGAGTCTAAGGCACATGTGTCCCATGGTAGCTGTGGAACTGGGCTTCTGTCTGAAGTGACATGGGGACTGTAGAGAGCCTCCCCGTCCACTGCTGCCTTGGCCACATTACCCAACCTGCAGCAGTTGTAAAGTCTGCCTGGTTTGTCTTGTGGTCCCTGCCTTCCTGAGGGACTTGCATCTGTCCGGTCAAGGGATAGCTGCTTGAGGTGAGCATGTCACTGAGTGCTGCTGTACATCCTGAGGAGGTCTTGATACTCTTCTGGACTGCTGGGGCATTTATAGCACAGTACAAGGACCAAGACAGCCACACCTTCTTTTAGAATAGCACTTGCCCAAGGGTCCCACCATCAATTGTTTGTACCAGGCAGGCCTACCCTGTGTCCCAAAATTtcggttgcttttgttttgttcggAAGATACGTGTGGTTTTTCcaaacactgcctggccctaaCTCATCTCATGCCCTGTCTTCTCATGTCCAGCCCTCGATTTGAACTGCCCATGGGAACCACTGAGCAACCCCCACTACCGCAGCAGACACAGCCTCCAACAAAGGTATTGTACCCTGCTGCCTCCCTGGCCACACTGGCCTGCAGAGATGGTCTCATTACCCACTCGGTGTGAGGTCTACTGTAGACCCCACCTGGGGGCCTTGTGTGGAGAGCAAAGGGGGAGGCGGGAGAGAGGGGATATGCCCTCTTATTCCAACTGAAAAATCAGGGCAAAGCAGTTTCCTTGTTTTAGAGATGAAGGAAGGATTGTGAGCCCCAGGGCAGGTGGGAGACACGTCCATGTAGCACAATCACTGTAAACGTGGGGCTGTGCAATTGTGGCTCAGTGGCGTCTGCCATGGGagctgggagagagaagagagcagggGGACTGGGCCAACGCTGGCTGCTCTTGCTTCTGAGTCAGAACCTTCCCTTTACAAAGGAGGAAACTTGGCCTCCCAGAGGGAGGGATTTACCTGAGGGGACACTGCCAAGCAGTGGCAGACATGGGAGCTGACTTCTGGCAAGTGCCGGCATGGCTCCTGTGGGGATTAACCTGTCACAAACAGGAATAAAGGACTATCCAGACCCACAGTTCAGTCAGTGTGTCTCCCTAAGCACAAGGAAAGGGAAATGTCATGGACAAATGGGGATGTATAGTAGTGGTCAAACCAGGGCACCCAGGGCTTACAAATGGGAGTGGTGCACTGGGTCAGAGGAAGGACTGGCCTGCATGACAAGCAGGGCCTTTAGCAGGTCTGCATAAGCTAACCACCCTCCTGAAACCTCACTTTACCTGACTGGCTTTTAAGTCAGGTACCATGTCCCCTTCTAGTCCTTCCCAGGCCAGAGCCTGAGGGGCTTGCTCAGATCCCCAAACCCCTGGAGACACCAAGCAAAACGGACTTCCTGAAGGAAGCCTGGCCGTCCCTGGCGTAGGTTGCAGCTGGTAGCCTCGGGGTTCCTAGTTCATATTTCATGGGTCAGAGCCAAGATCCCATCTGGTTGGAGGTGGACTTGTTCTGGAATCCCTACCTAAGAGCCCCACTCCCCTTTCCATGACTCCTAGAGGAGGGCCCTCTCAGCCCCTAGACTGCAGGCCATCATATCAGGCTCCAACTGTTTTTCTGTGACTGTTGCTCGCCGTGTAGGCTGCTAAACATCTGGCTGAACCAAGCGTTCATCCTGACCTGAAGCTAGAACCTCAGAAACAAAAGTAAGGCCTGATCGTGCCCTCCCCCCGCTGCCCAGAGACTTCCTCTTgtctcttccatcttttcttttctacttttagtTCTCGTTTTTGTGTGTCTGCATGGTGTTTTTCGGACAGCAGCTCCTGCCATCATCACCAGAACTTTCTTTTCGGCCCACTTTCCTGGGGCAGGCCATTGCGGAAGCCCTCTTCCTGCTGATTATGCAGGAGAGGTCCcgtcctcttttttttcctgtccccATTGGTAGTCCTCGTGCACGTGTTTTCCGCAGTAAAACCGTGTTGTGTAACTCTTTCCAGCAAAGTAACAATCCGCCATTACAAAGGTCGTCCTCCTTGATCCAGTTAACGAGTCAGAACTCTTCTCCCAATCAGCAGAGAGCCCCGCAGGTCATTGGGGTCATGCAGAGTCAAAACAGCAGTGCAGGCAACCGGGGACCC from Mus musculus strain C57BL/6J chromosome 5, GRCm38.p6 C57BL/6J carries:
- the Cpsf4 gene encoding cleavage and polyadenylation specificity factor subunit 4 isoform d (isoform d is encoded by transcript variant 4), which gives rise to MQEIIASVDHIKFDLEIAVEQQLGAQPLPFPGMDKSGAAVCEFFLKAACGKGGMCPFRHISGEKTVVCKHWLRGLCKKGDQCEFLHEYDMTKMPECYFYSKFGECSNKECPFLHIDPESKIKDCPWYDRGFCKHGPLCRHRHTRRVICVNYLVGFCPEGPSCKFMHPRFELPMGTTEQPPLPQQTQPPTKQSNNPPLQRSSSLIQLTSQNSSPNQQRAPQVIGVMQSQNSSAGNRGPRPLEQVTCYKCGEKGHYANRCTKGHLAFLSGQ